From the genome of Armatimonadota bacterium:
CCCGGCTCGACCACTGCACCTGTCGTGATGAGCCTCGGCGGTGCCGGGCTGAGCAGGCCGACCTCCGTCGCCCAGGTGTCCGCCGTGGTGGCGGCCAGGGCCCCGGCCAGCGCCGGCAGAGCCCACTCCACGCCCAGGAGCCCGCCCGCCACGGCGAGGACCGCGGGGAGTCCGCCGTTGGCCGCCACCTGGGCCGCCCTCCGCCCGCGTCTCCGCTCCGCCCCACCCTTGCGCGCCCATCCCAGCCGCGTGAGGAGGCTGCTGCTCGAAAAGAAGAGCACGAGCAGCAGGGCGGGACCCCATCCCCCGGCGCCCAGCACCACGGCGCCCACGAGCGCTGCGGCCGCTGCACCGCCGGGCGTGAGGAGGCGAAGGCGCACGGCGAGGGCAGCGGCAACGACCGTCAGCGTGGTGGCCACTTCCCAGGGCGGCACGCGGGAACATTCGCACTCCAAGACGGGCTTCCTGGGCTCCCTGCCAGGGGCCTGTCGGCCTCTCCAGGTCGGTTGCCCGCTCACCCCCGTTGCCCCCTCCCCCGACCTGTGGTGTAATGGTCCTGACGCGGGACCTGCAGAACAACCCATAGGGCGCGATGCGGCGCTATCCCCGGCGGCCCAGCTCGGCGGCGGGTCGCGCGGGGGTTCGTGTCGCTTGACACCTTTTGGGGGCGACTGCTATAGATAGTGGTTGCCACTGCGGGGGAGAAAACCCGCCCGAACCTTGACAAC
Proteins encoded in this window:
- a CDS encoding DUF92 domain-containing protein, yielding MPPWEVATTLTVVAAALAVRLRLLTPGGAAAAALVGAVVLGAGGWGPALLLVLFFSSSSLLTRLGWARKGGAERRRGRRAAQVAANGGLPAVLAVAGGLLGVEWALPALAGALAATTADTWATEVGLLSPAPPRLITTGAVVEPGRSGGVTRLGTAAGVAGAGVLAVAAALVGLPAGATLLGGVAGLVADSLLGATLQVTYRCPVCGRTLEEPACPCGGSGRHLQGLPGITNDVVNLLASATGAAVAALVA